TGGTCGGTGCGCGTGCCGCGGCGCCTCCAGGAGCTCCGTCTCGACCTGGCCAAGGCCGGCGACGAGCTGGCCCAGCGGCTCGACCGCGCCCCCACCGTCGGCGAGTTGGCCAAACGGCTGGACATCAGCCCGGCCGAGGTGGTCGAGGGCATGGCCGCGAGCAACGCGTACACCGCGAGCTCGCTGGACGCCCAGCCGGAGGAGGACGACTCCGAGGGCGCGCTGGCGGACCGGATCGGATACGAGGACCACGGGCTCGAAGGCATCGAGTACGTCGAGTCCTTGAAGCCGCTGATCGCCGATCTGCCTGCCCGCGACCGGAAGATCCTCTCCCTGCGCTTCGTGGCCAATATGACGCAGTCGGAGATCGGTGAGGAGCTGGGCATCTCCCAGATGCATGTCTCGCGGCTGCTGTCGCGCACCCTCCGTCGGCTCCGCAAGGGTCTGATGATCGAGGAGTGACGCCTCCGCAGACGGATAAGGGCCCGCCCCCGGATCGCCCGGGACGGGCCCTTATCCGTGTGCTCTGCGCCTATGCCTATGCGTGTGCCTATGCGTGTCTCCGCCGTGCCGTCAGACCAGGGTGCCCTCGTGCCACACCGCCGAGACCAGGGGCACGCCGGGGCGGTAGGCGAGGTGCACATGGGACGGGGCGTCCAGCAGCGCCAGATCGGCGCGGGCGCCCGGGCTCACCCGGCCCACGTCGGTACGGCGCAGGGCCCGCGCCCCACCGGCCGTGGCGGCCCACACCGCCTCGTCCGGCGTCATCCCCATCTCCCGCACGGCCAGGGCGACGCAGAACGGCATGGAGCTGGTGAAGGACGAGCCCGGGTTGCAGTCCGGGGACAGGGCGACCGTGACGCCCGCGTCGAGCAGCCGGCGCGCGTCCGGATAGGTCGAGCGGGTGGAGAACTCCGCGCCCGGGAGCAGGGTGGCCACCGTCTCGCCCTGGGCCAGCGCGTCGACGTCCTGCTCGGTCAGATGGGTGCAGTGGTCGGCTGAGGCGGCGCCCAGCTCGACCGCCAGTCGCACCCCGGGGCCGTAGGAGAGCTGGTTGGCGTGGACCCGCGGGATCAGCCCGCGCTCCTTGCCCGCGGTCAGGACGGCGCGGGCCTGGTCGCCGTCGAAGGCGCCCTGTTCGCAGAAGACGTCGATCCAGCGGGCGTGCGGGGCGCAGGCGTCCAGCATCGGGCCGGTGACCAGATCCACGTACCCGGCCGGGTCGTCGGCGAACTCGGGGGCGACGATATGCGCCCCGAGGAAGGTCACCTCGTCGGTGTGGGCACCGGCGATGGTCAGGGCGCGGGCCTCGTCCTGCGAGGTCAGCCCGTAGCCGGACTTGATCTCGACGGTCGTGGTGCCCTGGCGGCGCGCCTCGGCCACATAGCGGCCCACGTTGGCGTGCAGCACGTTGTTCGAGGCGGCGCGGGTGGCGGCCACGGTGGTGCGGATCCCGCCCGCGCTGTACGGGCGGCCGGACATCCGGGCGTTGAACTCCTCGGTCCGGTCGCCCGCGAAGACCAGATGGGAGTGGGAGTCCACAAAGCCCGGAATGGCGGCCCGGCCACCGGCGTCGACCCGGTTGTCGGTGGCGGGTGCTTTGCTGGACTCACCGACCCAGGCGATGCGGTCGCCGTCGATGACGACGGCCGCGTCCCGGATCAGGCCGAGGGGGCCTTCACCGAGGGAGGGGTCATTGGTGACCAGAGTGGCGATGTCGGTGATGGCCGTCGTGGGCGTCGCGGTCGTCATCGTGGGGGTGCTCTCCTTCGTCGGCCGTGCCGGTAGCGGCCGGGTCACGGTCCGTGCAGGGCTTCGATGGCCTCGGCCAGCGCTTGCGGCACACGCGGGACGAGCTGATGGGCGCCGTCCCGTACGACATGGCGGCCGCCGACCACGGTGTGCCGGACATCCGCGCTGGTCGCCGCGAATACGGCGGTCTCCGCGCCCAGCCGGGGCGGCGGTCCCGCGGTGCGCACCGAGTCCAGCGCGATCGTGGTGAGGTCGGCGAGCGCCCCCACCTCGATCCGGCCCGCCTCCGCGCCCCAGCCGAGCGCCGCATGGCCGTCCGCGGTGGCGGCCCGCAGCAGCTGGGCCGCGGTCCAGTGGCCCCGGGCGCGGGTGCGCAGCCGCTCGTCCAGCTCCATGGCGCGGGCCTCCTCCAGGATGTCGATCACGGCGTGGCTGTCGCTGCCCAGCGAGAGCGGTGAGCCCGCGCTCTGGAGCTCGACGGCCGGGCCGATCCCGTCGGCGAGGTCACGCTCGGTGGTCGGGCACATACAGACACCGGTGGCGGTGTGGCCCAGCAGCCGGATGTCGCCCGGGGTGAGATGGGTGGCGTGCACGGCGGTGGTCCGCGGGCCCAGCACCCCGTGGTCGGCGAGCAGCCGGGTGGGGGTGAAGCCGTGAGCCTCCACACAGGCGTCGTTCTCCGCCGTCTGCTCGGAGAGATGCACGTGCAGGGGCGCCGTGTGCTCGTCGGCCCAGCCGGACACGGTCGCCAGCTGATCGACGGGGACGGCCCGCACCGAGTGGATCGCCGCGCCGATGCGGGTGTTGCCGTCACCCTTCAGCCCGGAGACCCGCTCGGCCCAGGCTTCGGCGGTGCCGTCGGAGAAGCGCAGCTGGTGCTCGTTGGGCTCGGCCCCGAAACCGGAGGAGAGATAGCAGGTGTCGAGCAGGGTGATCCGGATACCGGCCTCGGCCGCGGCCGCGATCAGGGCCTCCCCCATCGCGTTGGGGTTGCCGTAGCGGGCGCCGCCGGGCGCGTGGTGGAGGTAGTGGAACTCCCCGACGCAGGTGATCCCGGCCATGGCCATCTCGGCGTAGACGGCTCGGGCCAGCTCGAAGTAGCTGTCCGGGGTCAGCCGGTCGGCGACGCCGTACATCACCTCGCGCCAGGTCCAGAAGGAGTCCGGCGCGCCGCCCTTGCGCTGCTGGTCGGCCTGGCCGTTCGCCTCGTCTCCGGTCTCGGCTCCCGTCTTGCCGCCGTTTTCGCCGTCCGCCGCGCCGTTCGTCCTGCCGTTCGTCCTGCCGTCCGCCTGGACGACTCCGCGCAGGGCCCGGTGGAAGGCGTGGCTGTGGGCGTTGGCCAGGCCGGGGAGCGTCAGACCACGGAGGGTGACGGACCCGGCGGGCGGCCGCGGGCTCCCGGGCACCACCGCCGTGATCCGCCCATTGGCCGCGGCCACGATCACCACGTCCGACCGCACGCTTCCGTCCACCCAGGCGTGCTCCGCCCAGTACGTCTGCGCCGTCAGTGACACGCCAGGCCCTCCAGTACCTCCGCGAGTGCGGCCACACCGGCGAGGCAATCGTCCTCGCCCGCCGTCTCCGCGGGTGAATGCGAGACGCCGGTGGGGTTCCTTACAAACAGCATGGCCGTCGGAACCGACGCGGACAAAATGCCGGCGTCGTGCCCGGCCCCGGTGGGGAGGATCGGAACGCCGCCGAGCAGGCCCGAGAGCTGGTCACGCAGGTCGTGGGCGAACTCCACGACCGGGGTGAAGGACTCCCGGGTGACCCGGACGTCCACTCCGTCGCGCTGTCCGCGCTCGACCGCGGCACGCTCGATCTCGCCGACCACGGCGGCCAGGGTCTCCTCGTCGGCCGCGCGCGAGTCCAGCCAGCCGCGGACCAGGCTCGCGATCGCGTTGACCCCGTTGGGCTCGACGCTGACCTTGCCGAAGGTCGCCAGCGCCCCGGCGAGCTTCGCCTTCTTACGGGCGGCGAGGACGGTGTTGGCGTAGGTGAGCATCGGATCGCGGCGGTCCTCGATCCGGGTCGTCCCGGCGTGGTTGGCCTCGCCGTGGAAGTCGAACCGCCAGCGGCCGTGCGGCCAGATCGCGGAGGCGACGCCCACGGGGTTCTTCGTATCGTCCAGGGCCCGCCCCTGCTCGATGTGGAGCTCGACGAACGCGCCGATGCGGGCCAGCCGCTCCGGGTCCGGGCCGATGGCGTCCGGGTCGTAACCGGCGCGCTCCATCGCCCGGGGGAGGCTCAGCCCGTCCGCGTCGCGCAGCTCATGCGCCTGCGCGACGCTGAGCTGCCCGCTCGTCAGCCGGGAGCCGACACAGGCCAGGCCGAAGCGGGCGCCCTCCTCGTCGCCGAAGTTGACGATGGCGAGCGGTTTGGTGGGGTGGGCGCCGCGTGCTCGTAGCTCGTCGAGGGCGGCGAAGGAGGAGACGACGCCCAGCGGGCCGTCGAAGGCGCCGCCGTCGGGGACGGAGTCCAGGTGCGAGCCGGTGACGATGGCGTCTCCGGCTTCCGGGTCGCCGAGCCAGGCCCATTGGTTGCCGTTGCGGTCCACTTCGTAGGTGAGGCCGCGGTTTTGGGCTTGTTCCTTGAACCACGTTCTACAGTCGGCGTCCGCTTCGGTCCAGGCGTAGCGGCGGTAGCCGTTTGTTGTTGTGTTGCGGCCGATGGGGGTCAGGTCGCGCCACATGTCGTGGAACGACGCGCTGGTCGTGCTGGGTGCGCCCACGGCCGTCTCAGCCTCCGTTTCGTGTGCGGGTGCGGCCCGGTGGTCGGGTTGTGCCCACCCGTCCCTCCCCCAGCTACCGCTGGGAGGTGCCCCCTCCGCGGAACGATTGCTCACAACGGTCACTCCGACTCCCTCATGGGGATCCTGACGTCTCGCTCGTCGGCTACTTCGTCCGCTCGGTCGTAGCCCGCGTCCACGTGGCGGATGACGCCCATGCCGGGGTCGTTCGTCAGGACGCGGCGGATCTTCTCGCCCGCGAGCGCCGTGCCGTCGGCGACCGTGACCTGGCCCGCGTGGATCGAGCGGCCCATGCCGACGCCGCCGCCGTGGTGGATGGAGACCCAGGAGGCGCCCGAGGCGACGTTGACCATGGCGTTGAGCAGCGGCCAGTCGGCGATCGCGTCCGAGCCGTCCAGCATGGCCTCGGTCTCGCGGTACGGGGAGGCCACCGAGCCGCAGTCCAGGTGGTCGCGGCCGATCGCCAGCGGTGCGGCGAGCGTGCCGTCGGCGACCATCTCGTTGAAGCGCTCGCCCGCCTTGTCGCGCTCGCCGTAGCCGAGCCAGCAGATACGGGCCGGCAGCCCCTGGAAGTGGACCCGCTCCTCCGCCATCTTGATCCAGCGGGCCAGCGACTCGTTCTCCGGGAAGAGCTCCAGGATCGCCTTGTCCGTGGCCGCGATGTCCTTCGGGTCGCCGGACAGGGCCGCCCAGCGGAACGGGCCCTTGCCCTCGCAGAAGAGCGGCCGGATGTAGGCGGGGACGAAGCCGGGGAAGGCGAAGGCGCGCTCGAAGCCCGCCAGCTTGGCCTCGCCGCGGATCGAGTTGCCGTAGTCGAAGACCTCGGCGCCCGCGTCCATGAAGCCGACCATGGCCTCGACGTGCTTGGCCATGGACTCGCGCGCCCGCTGGGTGAAGTCGGCGGGCTTCTCGGCGGCGTAGGAGGCCATCTCGTCGAAGTCCACGCCGACCGGCAGATACGACAGCGGGTCGTGGGCGCTGGTCTGGTCGGTGACGATGTCGATCGGGGCGTTCATCGCGAGGAGCTGCGGGACCAGCTCGGCCGCGTTCCCCAGCACACCGATCGACAGGGGGCGCCGGGCGTCCCGGGCCTCGGTCGCGAGCTGGAGCGCGTGGTCCAGGCTGTCGGCGCGGACGTCCAGGTAGCGGTGGTCGATACGGCGCTCGATGGCGCGCGGATCGCAGTCGACGCAGATCGCGACGCCGTCGTTCATGGTGACCGCCAGCGGCTGGGCGCCGCCCATGCCGCCGAGGCCCGCGGTGAGGGTGATCGTCCCGGCCAGGGTGCCGCCGAACTTCTTCGCGGCGACCGCGGCGAAGGTCTCGTACGTGCCCTGGAGGATGCCCTGGGTGCCGATGTAGATCCAGGAGCCGGCGGTCATCTGGCCGTACATGGTCAGGCCCAGCGCCTCCAGGCGGCGGAACTCCTCCCAGTTGGCCCAGTCGCCGACCAGGTTGGAGTTGGCGATCAGCACCCGCGGCGCCCACTCGTGGGTCTGCATGACGCCCACGGGACGGCCCGACTGGACCAGCATCGTCTCGTCCTGCTTCAGCGTGCGCAGGGTGCGGACCATGGCGTCGAACGAGCGCCAGTCGCGGGCCGCCTTACCGGTGCCGCCGTAGACGACGAGCTTGTCGGGGTGCTCGGCGACCTCCGGATCGAGGTTGTTCTGGAGCATCCGCAGGGCGGCTTCCTGCTGCCACCCCCGGGCGCTGAGCTCTGCACCACGCGGCGCCCGTACGAGTCGCGGTCCTGTCATGGGCCAAGCCTCCCTGTGCCATCAACTGGTTCGACTGCATGGACTGCAGCGACTGGATCGAGTTATTCACATCTTGATGCCGATGAATATGACTAGTCAATACCGTGGGGTTCCGCATACGCCCAGGTGGTTCCGCGGCGCGGGCTCCCCGTGCTGGTCACGGCCGACCCGCGCCGGGCCGCGGGGTAGCGTCACCAGGTCGTGTCCCCACGCCCGCCGAGGAGCCCTTCGTGTCCCTCCCCGCCACCCACCGCGAGGTCCGTCTGGCGGCCCTGCCCGACGGGGAGCTCACCCCCGGTCACTTCGAGGTCGTCACCGCTCCCGTCCCCGCCCCCGGCCCCGGTCAGGTGCTGGTGCGCAACCGGCTGATGAGCGTCGCCGCCGTGATGCGCCCGCTCACGCTCGCCGACCCGGACGCCTTCGGCCTGCCCCAGCTGCTGCACAAGGCCGGTGAGGTGATGCGGGGCGCGGCCCTCGGCGAAGTGGTCCGGGCGCCGGGCACGGACCTCGCCCCCGGCACCCTCGTCCGCCACCGCGCGGGCTGGCGCGAGTACGCGGTCCTGAACGCCCCCGAGGTCTCGCCCGTCGACCCCGAGGTGCTGCCGGACCCCGCGGCCCATCTCTCGCAGGGGTTCACCGCCTGGCTGGGGGTGGTGCGCGGGGCCGGGGTGCGCCGTGGCGACACGGTGTTCGTCACCGGCGCGGCGGGCGGAGTGGGCTCCCTGGCCGGGCAGTTCGCCCGGCTGCACGGCGCAGCGCGGGTCATCGGCTCCACCGGCTCCCGGCACAAGGCCGACCGGCTGACGCGGGAGCTGGGCTATGACGCGGTCGTGCTGCGCGGCGCCGGATCGATCGAGGAACAGCTGCGCGCGGCCGCCCCCGACGGCATCGACGTCCTCTTCGACACCGTCGGCGGCGAACAGCTGCGGGCCGCCCTGGCCCTGGCCCGCCGCAACGCCCGGTTCGCCCTGGTCGGCGCGCTGGCCGCACAGCTCTCCGACGACGCGCTGGCCCCGACCGCGATCAGCACCCTGGCCCTGATCACCCGGAGCATCACACTGCGCGGCATCAGCGCGGTGGACCACCAGGACGCCATGCCCGGGTACCTGAGCGAGTTCGGCCGGGCGCTGCGCGAGGGCGCGCTCACCTACCCGTACACCCGGCTGACGGGGATCGACCAGGCGCCGGGCGCGCTGTGCGAGCTGGTGGCGGGCCGCCATCTCGGAGCGGTGCTGGTGGAGCTGTAGGGCCGGGTCGGCCCGGCTCCGGGGGCCGCGCTCCCGGCGACCGCACGACCCCGCCCCCGGAGCGCCCCCCGCGGAGCTGGTCCGCGGCCGTTCCGGATGGTTGGCTGAAAGCATGACGTCGAAAGCGGTTGCGATGGCCACCCGGCGCGAACAGGCCGTACGGGCGGCCGTGGAACAGCGGCTGCTCGGCCCGGACCAGCCCGTCGTGGGGCTGCTGGACGTGGCCGGGATCCGCTCCGCGGCCGCCGGGCTGCGCGCGGCCTTCGAGGAGGTCGTGGCGCCCGGCACGCCCATCCTGCACGCCTTCGCGGTCAAGGCCGCCGCGCTCGTCCCCGTCCTGCGGCTGCTGGCCGACGAGGGCCTGGGCTGCGAGGTGGCCAGCCCGGGCGAGCTGGCGCTGGCCCGCGCGGCGGGGGTGACGCCCGACCGCATCGTCCTGGACTCCCCCGCCAAGACCACCGCCGAGCTGCGCGAGGCCCTCGACCTGGGCATCGCCGTCAACGCCGACAACCCCCAGGAGCTGGAGCGGCTCGACGCGCTGGTGGGGCACCGCGCCGCCCCGCCCCCGCCCCTGGGCCTGCGGGTCAACCCCCAGGTGGGCGGCGGCAGCATCGACGCGATGAGCACCGCCACCGCGACCTCCAAGTTCGGCGTGGCCCTCCAGGACCCGGGGGCGCGCGCGTGGGTTGTGCGCGCCTTCGCCGAGCGCCCCTGGCTGACCCGGCTGCACGCGCACGTCGGCTCCCAGGGCTGTCCGCTGGAGCTGATGGCGGCGGGCATACGGGCGACCTACGAACTGGCCGAGGAGATCAACGAGGCGGTCGGCCGGCGGCAGATCGACGCCCTCGACATCGGCGGCGGCCTCCCGGTGAACTTCACCTCCGACGAGGTCACCCCCGGCTTCCGGGAGTACGCCCGGCTGCTGCGGGCCACCGTGCCGGGGCTCCTCGACGGGCGGTACAAGCTGGTGACCGAGTTCGGACGGTCCCTGCTCGCCAAGTCCGGCCTGGTGCTGGCCCGGGTCGAATACACCAAGTCCGCGGGCGGCCGTCCGATCGCGGTCACCCACGCGGGCGCCCAGCTCGCCACCCGTACGGTCTTCGCCCCCGAGGCTTGGCCCCTGCGGGTCCTGGCCTACGACGCGGAGGGCCGCCCCAAGGCCGAGACCGGCGACGGCCCGGTCCCCCAGGACATCGCCGGTCCCTGCTGCTTCGCGGGCGACCTGGTCGCCCGCGACCGGCCACTGCCGGAGCTGGCGATGGGCGATCTGGTCGCCCTGCTGGACACCGGCGCGTACTACTTCTCCAACCACTTCGCCTACAACAGCCTGCCCCGCCCGGGGATCTACGGCTTCGACGCGACGAGCCCCGACGGCGATGTGCGCTTCGCGACGGTACGGGAGCCGCAGACGGTGGACGAGATCGTGTCCGAGAGCGGCGCGAAGCATGCGCTGGGCCTGAGCCGGTTGCGGTAGGGCGCGGGGCGCCCAGGCTGTGGGGCGCCCAGGCTGTGCTTGGGCTGTGGGGCGCCCAAGCTGTGCCCAGGCTGTGGGGCCCAGAAGTCCGCCGTACACGTGACGCTTTCGTCTGGGCCGGCGTTGATTGAGCATCGGGTCAGGTGGGGGCGGGCGCGGGCCACGTCGCCGGCCACCGGCCAGTGGGGGCGAAGCCCGGTGGCGGCCTCCGTGACCCGGAGCCGAGGCCGCTGCCGGACTGCGGGCCCCGCGTGGCCCGGCCGCCCGGAGGCGATCGGTCGCTGCCCAGACCGCGCTCCCGGATGGCTGGGCGCGTCACGCGTCGTGCCCGGTGGGGTACCCCCTTCAAGAAAACACTTGATCTGGCGCAACTAATTTGTCAAACGTTTTCGAGAGGGGTACCCCAACCCCACGGCAGTCCGGATCGGCGCGAAGCCCGGGCCGGAGGGGCGCCGCAACCGGGCCCGCCCCCACGGGCGGGCCGTCGGCGACGGACCCCGGCCAGGGCGCCCCCGCCCCCATGCTCAAAGGCGCCGAAGGCGCGAGACGGCGCCGCACCAACCCACGCCGCGCAACCCCGCCGGGGCAACCCCCTCAGGGGCAACCCTCAGCGCCAGGCACCCCTCAACGCCGAGCAACCCTCAGCGCCCGGCCCCCGCCATCGCGCGGGAGCGCCTCGCGCCACCCGGCCCCGCGTCACCGGCCACGATCCCCGTCGTCTGGTAGCCGTCCACCGCCTTGCCCGCCGGCCGCCCCCGGGGGACCCGCTCCGTGCGGACCCACAGCAGCACGTCGTGCGCGCGCTCCCAGCGGCCCAGCCACAGCGCCTTGGCCCACAGCCCGGCGCCCAGCCCCGCCAGCAGCATCCCGCCCGCCGCCGGAACGGCGAAGGACGAGCCCATCGCGGCGAGGAAGGCCAGCAGCAGCCACCACCGCAGGGCGCGCCGCCGGGTCCTTACGGTCACCGCGCGGTCCTGGAGGAAGACCGCCTTGCCCGCGCGCGAGGCGTCGCGCGCCAGCTCCAGATACCGCTTGCGGCGCACCACGAACACCACGGCCCCCGCGACCAGGAAGAGCGCCGCCCCGGCGAGCACTCCGATCCGTCGCCCGGTCAGCCCCGGCACCAGTGCCCCGACCCCCGCGGCCAGCACACCGGGCCACCACAGCCACCCCGCGGGAGCCCTCACGATCACCGCCACCCGTGCCAGCGCATACGCCCCGCGCCCCACGACCGACCTCCTCACGCCTGGTGAATTCCGGAAGAAATCCCTGTCGAATCGAGGAATCTAGCCAGGATGCCTGAGAATTCGGTGAGAGGAACGGGGGTTGGCACACAGAGCGGCCCGGAAGCCCGGCTCACTCCACGAACAGGCCCCGCTCCGCCGCCTTCGCGTCGAACTCCTCCAGCCGCGCCTGCGCGTCCGGCAGCGCGTCGCACATCGCCTCCAGCAGCACCCGCCCCAGCAGCATCGGCGCGCACGCGGTGTCGAAGGCGAGGCCCGTGCCGACCGCCGCGGGCAGCAGCAGATCGCTGTGGCGGGCGACCGGGGCGAAGGCGCTGTCGGCGACGGTGACCACGGTCAGGCCCACCTCCCGGGCGTACTCCAGACCCTCCACGAGCTCGCGCGGATGCCGCGGCAGCGCGAAGCACAGCAGCGCCGTCGCACCCGCCCGCTTCGCCGCGTCCACGCGGTCGTCGAGCATCGTGCCGCCCTCGTCGAGCAGCCGGACGTCCGGATGGACCTTGCGCGCGAAGTAAGTGAAGCCGCGGGCCTGCGCGGAGGCGGCGCGCAGCCCGAGGACCGGCAGCGGACGGGAGTCGGCGAGCAGCCGTCCGGCGCGGACGACGGGGGCGGGGTCGGCCAGCAGCGCGGCGAGATGGCGCAGATTGTCGATCTCGGACTGCACGGCCTGCTGGTACTCGTTGTACGACCCCTCGTCCGCCTCCGGCTCCGCGGGCGCGACATCGCGCAGATGCTTGCGCAGCGCCGGATAGCCGTCGAACCCGAGGGCGACCGCGAAGCGGGTCACGGACGGCTGGCTGACGCCCGCGAGCTCGGCCAGTTCGACGCTGGAGAGGAACGGCGCGTCCGCGGCCCGCCGCACCATGCAGTGGGCGATCCGCCGCTGGGTCGGGGTCAGCCGGTGGCCTTCGAAGAGCGCCTGGAGGCGGGCGGCGGTCGAGGCGCCGGAAGCGGCCGAGACGCCCGGCACCCCCGCCGACACCGCCGTGGCGCCCTCGTCCACCCGCGTCATCCGCGCACCGTCCACCCCGTCGCTCACCCCGTGTTCCGTACCCATCACGTCCTCCTGACCCTCGTACCCTCGTCCCTCAGGCCCCCGCCAGCCGGTCGAGCAACCGCGCGGCCACCGCCACATCCTCCGTCAACGGCCGGTCCTCCATCCGGGGATCGAGCACTTCCGACGCCAGGGCGAAGGCCACACCGGCCGGGAGCTCCGGGTCCGGCTCAAGCCCGCGCTGGCGCAACGCCCGTACGGCGGCGACGAGTTCACAGCCCAGGACCAGCCGGTAGTGGTCGGCCACCCGGAGTGTCTGGCGGGCGCCGAGCGAGGCGAAACTGGCCTGTTCCTCCACCCCGCGCGAGAGCACGGCGTGGCCCAGCGAGGCGGGGTGGGAGACCGCGCGCATCTCGCCGAGGGCCGCCCCCGCCGCGTATTCGAGGATCATCACGCCCGAGCTCGCGGGCGCGGCGTCGCCGAGGAAGGGGCGCAGCCGGGTGAAGTCGGGTTCGCTGAGCGCGGCGAGCCGGGCGGTGGAGAGCCGGGCGGTCTGGAGCGCGGCGAGCCGGAAGTGGTCCAGGGCGAGTGCGGTGTGCGCGGCGTAGAAGTTGCCGTGGTGGTAGGCGGCCTCGTCGGTGGAGCTGATCAGCGGGTTCTCGGCGGCGGCGTTGAACTCGACGGCCAGCACCCGCTCCAGCGCGTCCGCCGCGTCCAACGCCGGTCCGTGGATCTGCGGCAGACAGCGGAAGCCGTACGGGTCCTGTATGCGGCCCAGCGGCGGGGTGGGCCGGGGCGGGGCGCCGAGCAGGGCGCGCATCCGGGCTGCGGCCGCGACGGAGCCGGGGTGCGGCCGGGACGCGTGGACGGGTTCGGCGTACGCCTCGTACGAGCCGCCGACCGCGATCA
This genomic interval from Streptomyces asiaticus contains the following:
- the hutI gene encoding imidazolonepropionase, whose amino-acid sequence is MTTATPTTAITDIATLVTNDPSLGEGPLGLIRDAAVVIDGDRIAWVGESSKAPATDNRVDAGGRAAIPGFVDSHSHLVFAGDRTEEFNARMSGRPYSAGGIRTTVAATRAASNNVLHANVGRYVAEARRQGTTTVEIKSGYGLTSQDEARALTIAGAHTDEVTFLGAHIVAPEFADDPAGYVDLVTGPMLDACAPHARWIDVFCEQGAFDGDQARAVLTAGKERGLIPRVHANQLSYGPGVRLAVELGAASADHCTHLTEQDVDALAQGETVATLLPGAEFSTRSTYPDARRLLDAGVTVALSPDCNPGSSFTSSMPFCVALAVREMGMTPDEAVWAATAGGARALRRTDVGRVSPGARADLALLDAPSHVHLAYRPGVPLVSAVWHEGTLV
- a CDS encoding formimidoylglutamate deiminase; the encoded protein is MSLTAQTYWAEHAWVDGSVRSDVVIVAAANGRITAVVPGSPRPPAGSVTLRGLTLPGLANAHSHAFHRALRGVVQADGRTNGRTNGAADGENGGKTGAETGDEANGQADQQRKGGAPDSFWTWREVMYGVADRLTPDSYFELARAVYAEMAMAGITCVGEFHYLHHAPGGARYGNPNAMGEALIAAAAEAGIRITLLDTCYLSSGFGAEPNEHQLRFSDGTAEAWAERVSGLKGDGNTRIGAAIHSVRAVPVDQLATVSGWADEHTAPLHVHLSEQTAENDACVEAHGFTPTRLLADHGVLGPRTTAVHATHLTPGDIRLLGHTATGVCMCPTTERDLADGIGPAVELQSAGSPLSLGSDSHAVIDILEEARAMELDERLRTRARGHWTAAQLLRAATADGHAALGWGAEAGRIEVGALADLTTIALDSVRTAGPPPRLGAETAVFAATSADVRHTVVGGRHVVRDGAHQLVPRVPQALAEAIEALHGP
- a CDS encoding allantoate amidohydrolase, producing MWRDLTPIGRNTTTNGYRRYAWTEADADCRTWFKEQAQNRGLTYEVDRNGNQWAWLGDPEAGDAIVTGSHLDSVPDGGAFDGPLGVVSSFAALDELRARGAHPTKPLAIVNFGDEEGARFGLACVGSRLTSGQLSVAQAHELRDADGLSLPRAMERAGYDPDAIGPDPERLARIGAFVELHIEQGRALDDTKNPVGVASAIWPHGRWRFDFHGEANHAGTTRIEDRRDPMLTYANTVLAARKKAKLAGALATFGKVSVEPNGVNAIASLVRGWLDSRAADEETLAAVVGEIERAAVERGQRDGVDVRVTRESFTPVVEFAHDLRDQLSGLLGGVPILPTGAGHDAGILSASVPTAMLFVRNPTGVSHSPAETAGEDDCLAGVAALAEVLEGLACH
- the hutU gene encoding urocanate hydratase, producing MTGPRLVRAPRGAELSARGWQQEAALRMLQNNLDPEVAEHPDKLVVYGGTGKAARDWRSFDAMVRTLRTLKQDETMLVQSGRPVGVMQTHEWAPRVLIANSNLVGDWANWEEFRRLEALGLTMYGQMTAGSWIYIGTQGILQGTYETFAAVAAKKFGGTLAGTITLTAGLGGMGGAQPLAVTMNDGVAICVDCDPRAIERRIDHRYLDVRADSLDHALQLATEARDARRPLSIGVLGNAAELVPQLLAMNAPIDIVTDQTSAHDPLSYLPVGVDFDEMASYAAEKPADFTQRARESMAKHVEAMVGFMDAGAEVFDYGNSIRGEAKLAGFERAFAFPGFVPAYIRPLFCEGKGPFRWAALSGDPKDIAATDKAILELFPENESLARWIKMAEERVHFQGLPARICWLGYGERDKAGERFNEMVADGTLAAPLAIGRDHLDCGSVASPYRETEAMLDGSDAIADWPLLNAMVNVASGASWVSIHHGGGVGMGRSIHAGQVTVADGTALAGEKIRRVLTNDPGMGVIRHVDAGYDRADEVADERDVRIPMRESE
- a CDS encoding MDR family NADP-dependent oxidoreductase, whose protein sequence is MSLPATHREVRLAALPDGELTPGHFEVVTAPVPAPGPGQVLVRNRLMSVAAVMRPLTLADPDAFGLPQLLHKAGEVMRGAALGEVVRAPGTDLAPGTLVRHRAGWREYAVLNAPEVSPVDPEVLPDPAAHLSQGFTAWLGVVRGAGVRRGDTVFVTGAAGGVGSLAGQFARLHGAARVIGSTGSRHKADRLTRELGYDAVVLRGAGSIEEQLRAAAPDGIDVLFDTVGGEQLRAALALARRNARFALVGALAAQLSDDALAPTAISTLALITRSITLRGISAVDHQDAMPGYLSEFGRALREGALTYPYTRLTGIDQAPGALCELVAGRHLGAVLVEL
- a CDS encoding diaminopimelate decarboxylase, which translates into the protein MTSKAVAMATRREQAVRAAVEQRLLGPDQPVVGLLDVAGIRSAAAGLRAAFEEVVAPGTPILHAFAVKAAALVPVLRLLADEGLGCEVASPGELALARAAGVTPDRIVLDSPAKTTAELREALDLGIAVNADNPQELERLDALVGHRAAPPPPLGLRVNPQVGGGSIDAMSTATATSKFGVALQDPGARAWVVRAFAERPWLTRLHAHVGSQGCPLELMAAGIRATYELAEEINEAVGRRQIDALDIGGGLPVNFTSDEVTPGFREYARLLRATVPGLLDGRYKLVTEFGRSLLAKSGLVLARVEYTKSAGGRPIAVTHAGAQLATRTVFAPEAWPLRVLAYDAEGRPKAETGDGPVPQDIAGPCCFAGDLVARDRPLPELAMGDLVALLDTGAYYFSNHFAYNSLPRPGIYGFDATSPDGDVRFATVREPQTVDEIVSESGAKHALGLSRLR
- a CDS encoding MurR/RpiR family transcriptional regulator; its protein translation is MGTEHGVSDGVDGARMTRVDEGATAVSAGVPGVSAASGASTAARLQALFEGHRLTPTQRRIAHCMVRRAADAPFLSSVELAELAGVSQPSVTRFAVALGFDGYPALRKHLRDVAPAEPEADEGSYNEYQQAVQSEIDNLRHLAALLADPAPVVRAGRLLADSRPLPVLGLRAASAQARGFTYFARKVHPDVRLLDEGGTMLDDRVDAAKRAGATALLCFALPRHPRELVEGLEYAREVGLTVVTVADSAFAPVARHSDLLLPAAVGTGLAFDTACAPMLLGRVLLEAMCDALPDAQARLEEFDAKAAERGLFVE